A window of Actinomycetota bacterium contains these coding sequences:
- a CDS encoding hemolysin family protein, translating into MALNTFFVAAEFSLVAVDRASLDELVMAGDRRARRALKLLHRLSFHLSGAQLGITISSLVLGYAAEPTVARAIEPVLAGLGLPEATTVGVSLALALVLATGTQMVAGELVPKNLAISRPLGVALALSGPVTVYGILFGPLIRVLNGAANWTVRRLRIEPQEELNAVRSMEELELLIRSSGEEGTLPEESATLLTRTIRFGHKTAADALVPRRSVVALRTRQSVADVAKVVVESGHTRFPVYGSDADDVVGMLHAKDIFRVPPKDRSKTPVSEVMRDVPAIPETRDLESLLAEMRRGSSQLAVVVDEHGDTVGIITLEDLLEEIVGEISDEHDPDDEEAAAPITETSFLLDGSLHRDEVLEATGFDMPEGEYRTLAGFLLTLFDRIPAAGDTTTHERWTFTVEAMDNLRIAEVRIDAPPTGDPE; encoded by the coding sequence ATCGCGCTCAACACCTTCTTCGTCGCGGCCGAGTTCTCCCTCGTCGCCGTCGACCGGGCGAGCCTGGACGAGCTCGTCATGGCGGGCGACCGCCGGGCCAGACGCGCCCTGAAGCTGCTCCACCGGCTCTCGTTCCACCTCTCGGGAGCCCAGCTGGGCATCACCATCTCCTCGCTGGTCCTGGGATACGCCGCCGAGCCCACCGTGGCGCGCGCGATCGAACCGGTCTTGGCCGGGCTCGGGCTCCCGGAGGCGACCACGGTTGGGGTGTCCCTGGCGCTCGCCCTCGTGCTCGCCACGGGGACCCAGATGGTTGCGGGGGAGCTCGTGCCCAAGAACCTGGCGATCAGCCGTCCTTTGGGCGTGGCGTTGGCCCTGTCCGGACCCGTCACCGTCTACGGGATCCTGTTCGGACCGTTGATCCGAGTGCTCAACGGCGCGGCCAACTGGACGGTCCGGCGTCTGCGCATCGAGCCTCAGGAGGAGCTGAACGCGGTGCGCTCTATGGAGGAGCTGGAGCTGCTGATCCGCTCCTCGGGCGAGGAGGGGACGCTCCCCGAGGAGTCGGCGACGCTCCTCACCCGGACGATCCGCTTCGGCCACAAGACCGCGGCCGACGCGCTCGTCCCCCGCCGGTCGGTCGTCGCACTGCGGACGCGGCAGAGCGTGGCCGATGTGGCGAAGGTGGTCGTCGAGAGCGGGCACACCCGCTTCCCCGTGTACGGGTCGGATGCGGACGACGTCGTGGGGATGCTGCACGCGAAGGACATCTTCCGCGTCCCCCCGAAGGACCGATCGAAGACCCCGGTCTCGGAGGTGATGCGGGACGTCCCGGCGATCCCGGAGACCCGGGACCTCGAGTCCCTGCTCGCCGAGATGCGGCGGGGGTCCAGCCAGCTGGCCGTGGTCGTCGACGAGCACGGCGACACGGTCGGCATCATCACGCTGGAGGACCTGCTCGAGGAGATCGTTGGGGAGATCTCCGACGAGCACGATCCGGACGACGAGGAAGCGGCCGCACCCATCACCGAGACCTCCTTCCTCCTCGACGGGAGCCTCCACAGAGACGAGGTCCTAGAGGCGACCGGGTTCGACATGCCGGAGGGCGAGTACCGCACCCTGGCCGGCTTCCTGCTCACCCTCTTCGACCGGATCCCCGCCGCGGGGGACACGACCACCCACGAGCGGTGGACCTTCACCGTCGAGGCGATGGACAACCTGCGGATCGCCGAGGTCCGGATCGACGCTCCGCCGACCGGGGACCCCGAGTGA
- a CDS encoding hemolysin family protein — MTPILVSIALLLANALFVAAEFATIAARRTRVEAMVEGGGSRPRAALAAMRELSLTLSASQLGITAASLGLGAVAEPAVAHAFEGLLAGWIEVPDRLLHTISLAVALTIVVFLHMVIGEMVPKNIAIAEPESTALWVALPMRAFTNVFRPAIAALTAIANSVLRLMGVEPRDELATARTAGEIASMLSESQREGLIGPTEHRILVQALDFRDREVGTLMVPRHRVVSIDTSTSVAGAERVVRETGHSRIPVLGDGPDDVRGFIHAKDLLRVDPSDRLKPLPSELIRRMPVVRETAKLNNVLVRMRHTRTHFALVVDAGRRPAGIVTLEDVLEELVGPIRDEHDIGRKPAAARRQRARRRVRRRTRKG, encoded by the coding sequence GTGACCCCCATCCTCGTCTCGATCGCACTGCTGCTCGCCAACGCCCTGTTCGTCGCGGCCGAGTTCGCAACCATCGCGGCGCGGCGCACCCGCGTGGAGGCGATGGTCGAGGGGGGCGGCAGCAGGCCCCGGGCCGCGCTGGCCGCCATGCGCGAGCTGTCGCTCACCCTCTCGGCGTCGCAGCTCGGGATAACGGCGGCTTCGCTCGGGCTGGGGGCCGTGGCCGAGCCCGCCGTCGCCCACGCCTTCGAAGGGCTGCTGGCGGGGTGGATAGAGGTTCCGGACCGCCTGCTGCACACGATCAGCCTCGCCGTCGCCCTCACCATCGTCGTCTTCCTCCACATGGTGATCGGCGAGATGGTGCCGAAGAACATCGCCATAGCGGAGCCGGAGTCGACGGCGCTGTGGGTGGCGCTCCCCATGCGCGCCTTCACGAACGTGTTCCGGCCCGCGATCGCGGCCCTCACCGCGATAGCCAACTCCGTCCTGCGCCTCATGGGGGTGGAGCCCCGCGACGAGCTCGCCACGGCCAGGACGGCCGGCGAGATCGCGTCGATGCTGTCCGAGTCGCAGCGAGAGGGTCTCATAGGGCCCACGGAGCACCGGATCCTGGTCCAGGCCCTCGACTTCCGGGACCGCGAGGTCGGGACGCTGATGGTCCCCCGTCACAGGGTGGTGTCGATCGACACGTCGACATCGGTGGCGGGGGCAGAGCGCGTGGTCCGGGAGACCGGGCACTCGCGCATCCCGGTCCTCGGCGACGGACCGGACGACGTCCGCGGCTTCATCCACGCGAAGGACCTCCTACGGGTGGACCCGTCCGACCGGCTCAAGCCCCTGCCTTCCGAGCTGATCCGGAGGATGCCGGTGGTGCGCGAGACCGCGAAGCTCAACAACGTGCTCGTTCGGATGCGTCACACGCGCACGCATTTCGCCCTCGTGGTCGATGCCGGCCGCCGTCCCGCGGGGATCGTCACGCTCGAGGACGTGCTCGAGGAGCTGGTGGGCCCGATACGCGACGAGCACGACATCGGACGGAAGCCGGCCGCCGCGCGCCGCCAGCGGGCGAGACGCCGGGTCCGCCGCCGGACCCGCAAGGGCTGA